A genomic region of Haliotis asinina isolate JCU_RB_2024 chromosome 1, JCU_Hal_asi_v2, whole genome shotgun sequence contains the following coding sequences:
- the LOC137277316 gene encoding uncharacterized protein, whose translation MPSVDIRLIVILLVNLTPALASDRCDLEPDSLSIRAGDIIFLIQEARRDFQSVFNLTDGRCPCLVEGCAALVASGESSDIAVVDPVRTILRDINANSNISAFTVGERQSDESFSLYFISNDPFVVKRLDCPSLTETIVANETDLTSAGIGIGITFCGGLLYVTIDYATNSIDDAVLSINKTDFTVNQVATSSCKPGTIRTYNGRLYYVSCNDIVSINKTGGDLQEIFKFPVSITSFDVIDSDRIVFCDNSGGLWIHNAATGCSKLLTCKENACGDVKINSCTSLIYVVYPDDANLDIFNSTTCEREGTLPYTESVPTSSPSLEFEPAWHIVEKLKLSQHMR comes from the exons ATGCCATCGGTCGACATAAGACTTATCGTGATTCTCTTGGTGAATCTAACACCGGCATTGGCCTCAGACCGATGCGACTTGGAACCCGACTCTTTGAGTATCAGGGCTGGGgacattatttttttaatacaaGAGGCTAGGAGAGATTTCCAATCCGTCTTTAACCTCACCGACGGGCGATGTCCCTGTTTAG TTGAGGGGTGTGCAGCACTTGTTGCTAGTGGTGAGTCGTCCGATATTGCTGTCGTTGACCCAGTTAGGACGATCCTGCGAGACATCAATGCCAACTCAAACATCAGCGCTTTTACAGTTGGGGAAAGGCAGAGTGACGAGTCCTTCTCTTTGTACTTCATCAGTAATGATCCCTTCGTGGTCAAACGTCTGGACTGCCCAAGTCTTACTGAAACAATAGTGGCTAATGAAACAG ATCTAACCTCGGCTGGAATCGGGATTGGCATTACATTCTGTGGAGGGTTATTGTACGTCACCATCGATTATGCAACAAATAGCATCGATGACGCAGTACTGTCTATTAACAAAACTGATTTCACCGTCAACCAAGTTGCTACATCCTCCTGCAAGCCTGGCACAATAAGAACTTATAATGG GCGATTATATTACGTCAGCTGCAACGACATCGTAAGTATCAACAAGACAGGGGGagatttacaagaaatattcaaGTTTCCAGTCAGCATTACTTCGTTTGATGTCATTGACAGTG ATAGGATAGTATTTTGCGATAACTCTGGTGGTCTGTGGATCCACAATGCCGCTACTGGTTGCTCCAAGCTGCTTACCTGCAAAGAAAACGCATGTGGTGACGTCAAGATCAATTCCTGCACATCGCTTATCTACGTTGTCTACCCAGATGATGC AAATCTCGACATCTTCAACTCCACCACCTGTGAGAGAGAGGGAACGTTGCCGTACACAGAATCTGTTCCCACTTCATCTCCAAGCCTTGAATTCGAACCAGCCTG GCACATCGTTGAGAAATTAAAACTCAGTCAACACATGAGATGA
- the LOC137277323 gene encoding bifunctional hemolysin/adenylate cyclase-like → MTGDEEVNGDVSDDVSGGDNAENVMSGDVVGSNVGEDMTGDEEVNGDVSDDVSGGDIAENVMSDDVVGSNVGEDMTGDEEVNGDVGDDVSGGDIAENVMSGDVVGSNVGEDMTGDEEVKSDVSDDVSGGDIAENVMSDDVVGSNVGEDMTGDEEVNGDVSDDVSGGDIAENVMSGDVVGSNVGEDMTGDEEVNSDVSDDVSGGDIAENVMSDDVVGSNVGEDMTGDEEVNGDVSDDVSGGDIAENVMSDDVVGSNVGEDMTGDEEVNGDVGDDVSGGDIAENVMSGDVVGSNVGEDMTGDEEVKSDVSDDVSGGDIAENVMSDDVVGSNVGEDMTGDEEVNGDVSDDVSGGDIAENVMSGDVVGSNVGEDMTGDEEVNGDVSDDVSGGDLAENVMSGDVVGSNVDEDMTCDEELNGDVSDNVSGGDIGEGVITDDVVMWMFMLMWLVMTKWAMTW, encoded by the coding sequence ATGACTGGTGATGAAGAGGTGAATGGCGATGTCAGCGATGATGTGTCTGGTGGTGATAATGCTGAGAATGTGATGAGTGGTGACGTGGTGGGTAGTAATGTTGGTGAAGATATGACTGGTGATGAAGAGGTGAATGGCGATGTCAGCGATGATGTGTCTGGTGGTGACATTGCTGAGAATGTGATGAGTGATGATGTGGTGGGTAGTAATGTTGGTGAAGATATGACTGGTGATGAAGAGGTGAATGGCGATGTCGGCGATGATGTGTctggtggtgatattgctgagaatGTGATGAGTGGTGACGTGGTGGGTAGTAATGTTGGTGAAGATATGACTGGTGATGAAGAGGTGAAAAGCGATGTGAGTGATGATGTGTctggtggtgatattgctgagaatGTGATGAGTGATGATGTGGTGGGTAGTAATGTTGGTGAAGATATGACTGGTGATGAAGAGGTGAATGGTGATGTCAGTGATGATGTGTctggtggtgatattgctgagaatGTGATGAGTGGTGACGTGGTGGGTAGTAATGTTGGTGAAGATATGACTGGTGATGAAGAGGTGAATAGCGATGTCAGCGATGATGTGTctggtggtgatattgctgagaatGTGATGAGTGATGATGTGGTGGGTAGTAATGTTGGTGAAGATATGACTGGTGATGAAGAGGTGAATGGCGATGTCAGCGATGATGTGTctggtggtgatattgctgagaatGTGATGAGTGATGATGTGGTGGGTAGTAATGTTGGTGAAGATATGACTGGTGATGAAGAGGTGAATGGCGATGTCGGCGATGATGTGTctggtggtgatattgctgagaatGTGATGAGTGGTGACGTGGTGGGTAGTAATGTTGGTGAAGATATGACTGGTGATGAAGAGGTGAAAAGCGATGTGAGTGATGATGTGTctggtggtgatattgctgagaatGTGATGAGTGATGATGTGGTGGGTAGTAATGTTGGTGAAGATATGACTGGTGATGAAGAGGTGAATGGCGATGTGAGTGATGATGTGTctggtggtgatattgctgagaatGTGATGAGTGGTGACGTGGTGGGTAGTAATGTTGGTGAAGATATGACTGGTGATGAAGAGGTGAATGGCGATGTCAGCGATGATGTGTCTGGTGGTGATCTTGCTGAGAATGTGATGAGTGGTGACGTAGTGGGTAGTAATGTGGATGAAGATATGACTTGTGATGAAGAGTTGAATGGCGATGTGAGCGATAATGTGTCTGGTGGTGATATTGGTGAAGGTGTGattactgatgatgtggtgatgTGGATGTTTATGCTGATGTGGTTAGTGATGACGAAGTGGGCAATGACGTGGTAA